The Amblyomma americanum isolate KBUSLIRL-KWMA chromosome 11, ASM5285725v1, whole genome shotgun sequence genome includes the window GCTGACTGCGGTCACATCACGGCAGACAGCCAACGCTAGGACGCTGCCGAAATTCTCTTTTTCCAGCTGTTTCGCTGGCGGAATACTCTGCACACAAAGCTGCTGGCAGTCGGCTATCAATCCTACCCCAACGAACCTCAGAATGCCACCTAGAGCCGAAACACTCCCAGGGGAATCAAATATTTATTTCTCCTGCTTTCTTTTTCCATTaataagaacaaaaacaaaaaaaatccttCAAGAGGTGGGCTGTGCACGTCATGTGACTACAGCGAGCCAATCAACCAACAAAGCCGGGATTATAAACCGATAGCTGTTCTGCCGGCTGCTGGCAGGGTAGACACTTTTTTCATAATTTAGTGTTCTGTTATGTCTTTGCTCTTGTCTTCATTTTTTTCGAGCTGCTAAATTCTGTATCTACACCAACTCGCCAAGTATTCTGTTGTTCTTAACAAACAGGCAACATATATCCTCCTACACGACTTGCTCACTTTTGTGTTCTTAACTATACCCAGGTGTTTCAGCATTAAAAGGTCCAAATGACCAGAATATATATACAGCCATGGACAAAAGTTTTCGCGGATGCggattcgcagaaaaaaaaaatctgcgttgCCTCAGAAGTCGCTTATTATTCTACAAGAGGATGGAGACCACACGTCTGCTCGTTATTCAATGcttgcatgtaatgcgaaggctggataaccgctggtccttaagcgtaacggagtggattccaagagaaggcgagcgtaggaggggccggcagaaagttaggtgggaggacgagattaggaagtctgcgtgggatagggtgggcgcagctggcaaaggacatggtcaattggagagacatgggagaggcattttccctgcagtgggcgtagtcaggctcatggtgatgatgatggcgacGTTCTGGTCTCTGAAGCACATTTCTCAGACCGGCGGTGCGTTGTGAGCAAGGCTCATTGTCGGCCTCCCGAGCTTCAGGTTCTCCTCTCAGTGACCTCCATATTGGGTCACTCTATAATGCGACGCGGCAAGACAACGCCTGCACCTTGACTCGCCCCCTCTCTGTCGCCACGCCACAGGGCTCGTACTCCTTGGCACTGAAGGACCCCACAGGCCGGGACATCGCCCAGGTCACGTGCAACACCAAGACGGCGGCACGCATCACGTGCGAGAAGAAGGCACTGCTGGGCTTTGGCGGCAACTCGGCCAGCACGGCATCGGTTGTGTCGGCCGCCGCCTGCAGTGGCGATGACAACGACCGCTTCGCACTGGTCGTTCTCTTCAGGTGCGTCGGCTCCGCGTGCAGAAACAAATAGTCCTTAGAACGAATTGCGGTTGTCAATGAATGGCAGGGTGTAGAAAACTACTACTTGTACAAACCAAACGGTTACTATAACCTAGCTACCAGCAATGCCCTGTGTCAGTGCACGTGCGTGAAACGTACCCAgcgattctggacaaaagcatttctgaacgggaaagcgtttatgaacgcaattttttcatgtaagatttcgctataacaatcaatatatccaaagatcacccgacggcagtcatgtattttttttctattcgcgttcttgctatcgtgaaaagcgttccccattggttttctatgtcagtcttcactgttcgatgcgatctctgaaaacactttaaaagaaaaattttgctatagtatatcagaataatggaccatttgCCTTCAATGTTTCCGtgacagtgtcttacaattttcccattttcaaaaattttgcccgagaaagctggacttgaagcTCCAAAAGTCGCACTATGAGCATCGGCGTCGTCTTTTGTCGTAGATGGGCGCCGCGCGTTGGACGAGTTTCCGCTGCATCCTGAGTGAATCGCGATGGATGCTATTTCTTCGagatagaattttttttttaattttaggcaGCCTATTTATCGCCTAGAACAGTTCCAGCCTGGCGGAAAAAGCCCCCTTTTTTTGTCCAGACAGCCCGACCCGATCCGAGCCTCTCAAGTGGGTGGCAATGGATGGGCGATAGGAGGAAGCTGATTGGCCACTGTACAACTGAAAATACCCTTTTCCACTTTCCCCACCCCTCGGCTCTGACTGGAAACAGTGGTCTGGCCCCCCATTGCCTCCCACCACGATATTAGACTCAGATTAAGCTCTGATCTAAGCtaatctgatctgttcacgccgcacattgaagttgatgaatacgatgatgtgcaatgcacagcccgagtgtgttttgcagtttaaaacgaagggtgatcggctgcggcgacagtgCAGTGCTCTCGcgcactggccagcgaagctgatatgttcgcgccgccgcgggttcgagcaccagtcgcggcaatattcatttattcattccaGGTCATAAGGCTTCAGCGACGGATCAGCTTTGGCCGTGAAGTATAGCTTTTCCTCTAACAACTTCTTTTGGGTAAGGACTGTCAGGTAGACTCAGGAAGAAAAGCCTGCGACCAAGGATAAAAAACTTGTTTCCTTCGGggcgagtggggggggggggggggggtacggccTGTCACGTAGACTACGAGGCTAACCTCTCCAATGTTGGTTAAAGAGTGCCTCCTCATCTTCCTCCCCCATTAGTCGCGCTGTGTGTGGTGCGCATACTCTAAAAGAGTGGGCTGCCCGGCGGCGGCGCAGGTTCGAGTACATGACGGACCGCAATGGCGGCCAGGAGGAGTGTCCGGGCAGCCCCCTGCTGGGCCAGCTGCCGGGCCTGCTGGAGAGCGCGTCGTTCGGCGACGTCGAAATCCGCGTGGGCCAGAAGAAGCTGCGCGCCCACGGGGACCTGCTGGGCCGCCTGTCACCCGTGTTCGCCGCCATGCTCACGGGCCCCACGGCGGAGGCCGCCAACCGCGTGGTCGTCATCGAGGACCTCTCGTACGAGGCGGTGCGGCAGCTGCTCGAGTTCCTCTACGCCGGAACGCTGAGCGGCATCAGCCAGGTGAAGAACAGCGCGCTCTGCGTTCGCCTTCGCTGTACGCGCTGCTACTGCCGCAGTTCACAACAACTTCTAATCAATGCAGATTGTCCTTGTGGTATAGAGCATCCGCATCGCAttagggaggtgctgggttcgatacccagtgtcgccgggtacccacctgttTTGTATGGGTACAATAtttcccccggcctagtgctcggctcttctagggtgagatgcttgggaaaagggtcttcgacTAAACTTTATAATGCGtctaatgcgttagcattagaacggcTGTACAAACGAAAGCCCGGTGTCCGTCTGTATGTGTGCAGTGGCAGGACAGTGAGGATCCGTGACGTCACGAAGCAGGAATCGCAAAGCGCACAGGTTCCCCGCGGCTGATGGAGGTGTCAAAGAAGCGTCAAAGAATCAGAAAAATTGGAAATGGAATTTGAATCAAACTGAAACTTCTAAAACTGGAAGAATTGCTACTGGAATAAAAATGGAATTTAATGAATTCGAATTGGAATGAGAAACAGAATTTGTCAATTGGAATTGACGTCTAAGAAtcgtaaatgaaaagaaaatttatCAAGGCGAAACTGAAATTGTGGTTCATTTGAATTCAACACAAATCACTCGCGAAACCAAAGCCCAGATGCCAACGCAATCCGCTCCGCATGAATCGCACTGATCGCCCAAATTTTTTTTGTCGCATACTTAACAATAAAACTTAGCCCGAAGAACACTTGGACGAAACGTACAAAGGCGGCTCTGAGTGCGCTACTTCTTTTTCGTCCTTGCGCTACGGTTTCAAGTTCAGGATCCTAGACAGACGTGCGCACTTCAGCGCGGCGAGCAGAACGCAGACAAATCCATGCTCGCTTCGGCAATCCATGTTTTGTAAAATAGGCGCTTTTCCTCTGTTATGAATGGTTAGTAGTATGCAGTTCAACAAATGCTTACAGCTTTTATAAGTCGAGTCCTTGCCCTATCCTAGCAGATATGTCCGGCATAGCCTCAATACCGATGCTCAGCCGCACTTTTATGGCGGCTCGACATCAAAACTCCGCTCATGGCAGAATCATATAGCGACCGCGAGAGGAAGAGTCGAGGGAACACGGAGTGTCGCGTTGCTGAAGAGCATCTCACAACACGAAGTAATCTACATTACAAATCACTTGGAATTCATAATCCCTCGCGCACGCAGGCAAGCAGgtaagatattaaaaaaaaattgcgggacGATCAAACATCTGATGCgacaattctgcgaaagcagCGGGATTTACTTTCTATATGAATGCTGTACTGAATGCTCTTACTCTAAGCGTGAGCTTTTGTGGAGGGTGAAAGTGGGCGGAGGTGGGTCGATTGTAGTAATGGGCGGCTGGGTGGGTAGCACCCTAGTTAGGGTGCTGGGGCGGGGAGTTGGCTGGAGGACATTGCATCTGGAGGGTGGAAGCACCTCGTTAGGGCTGAAGGCCTCACTTCAACAGACGTCAAATTTCCTGGAGGGGGCACGTGCTAGCACTGCTTTCTCAGCAAAAAAAGGTTGGCCACGTCGACAGCTGTTAATCTACACGTTATAGTGTGTCCAATCTAATGCACAGCTCACGAGGCCGCCAGAACCAAGGCCAACGTGTCCAATGCATTGGCTACCTGAACAATCGGGGCGTATTCTTGAGAGCGACCGGCGTAGCATCACTGATCAGCGAACCCGCGAGAATGTCAATCACTACACACTATATACGCCAGCACGTCGCGGCCGATACGCCTCCCTAAGCCTCGTCACTCGCTGTAAAAACTGCGCGCAGGGCGCCGTGGACCTGTACGTGGCAGCCGACAAGTACGGCGTGGCGTCGGTGAAGGCGGCCTGCGCCCGGCAGCTGTCCAACGCGCTGGCGCCCGACAACGCGGTTCGCGTGTTCGAGCTGGCCGTGCGACACAGCGACAAGGAGCTGAGCCGCGACGCGGCGCGCTTCATCGACGCCCACCTGCCCGAGGTGCAGGCGTCGGACGCCTGGGACGCCCTGCTGCACGACGACCTGATGGCCCTGGCGCTCTTCAAGTCTGCCTCCCGCTACCAGCCAAAAGGCGGAGTCTCCTCCGCATCCTCCTCCACGACGGCCATCTGAAGGGAGGCAGGCGCTCGCCGGAGAGAAGAATAAACACCGCTTCTCAAGGCTGCGGTGTTTTTCAGTGTGGTGAGGAGACCAATGGAAAGGAAACTGGCCGCTGGAGACAGCGAAACACTTTATTGGTCGACGGTGCTCGAATAGCAGAATTAATCGGTAGGCTCAGAATGACATGGAGGTTGTCCAAAAGAGTGATAATGTTGGCCACCAAGAGCAGCTAGCGTTGGGAAAAGTGCTGCAGCCCTAAAGACCCAGTTCTCCCAGGAGTAAAGTCGTGCAGTCTAGTTAATGCTGCTGGGCGGAGTCCTGCAGGCCCAACAGCACACTTATTCATGGAGTAAAATGAAGGCGCCATGTAGGCAGTGCTGTTCTCCATGTAGTAGTATAAGAACGCGGTGTAGGTAGTACTGTTGGACGGAGTACTGCTGCAGACCCGACCACACAGCTCTCCAAGGACTAGGATGTGTAATAGAAGGGCGCAAACGAGAAGAGGACATAGGAAGGAAACAAATAGGACAAAGTGCGGAGTATACAATAAGGGTGCGGTGTAGGTAGTGCGATGAAAAAATGGTCAATGTCACTTGGCAGGACAAAATGCAAGATCCTAATTGCCGCGCCTCCAAGTTATTTCAGTGCAGTAGAAACTACCTAAAAGCTTGAGGCGACGGCTTTAAAAAGTGTGCTACTCGTATGCTTGCGAGCGAACCCAACACTTCTAATCCCTCTTGTACtccgataaaaaaaaatagcagacagtttagcatggctaagGGCTAAATATCGTGCAGTACTACTAGTATCGGTGGGCTTTTAGGGTACTCCCGTGCTAAAGGCATTAGAACTAAAGGCGTTAACCATGAAGGCCTTTGGCCTAAAGAACTACCTAATGACCTTTAGCCGGAAGGTATTTACCGTGAGAGCCTTCACTTTAAAgccatttgacctaaaggcctttaccacaaaggcctttgacctaaaggccttcgTGAAggctggcaggttgcccacaatccggtgggcaggtcgaTGGACATTTACCGCGATCTAAGGAGAGGAAGTAGGATGTGGTAATGAAGAAAGTAGTAGTAAATAACCTTCTGCAGGCACCTGAAGCTTAGTGCGGTTAGGCTGCCCATGTATGTGACAAAGGTACAATTTAATGACCACGAGCGATTACCCGCTCAGTCACTAAAACAGCTATTCAGCTGGTCTACAACAAGCTTTTACTATCGTTCTTTTACAAAAGTACGGGTGTGATTAAATCGCGCAGAACGATTCACATCGGCGTGAGCTTATGAGCGAACCTCCAGGACAGTCCCTGGCCACGTTTGCTACTTCAGAACAATTATACAAGCGACGAAACTCTTGTAATGTATACACAGCTAACATAATTCGCATAAGCCCTTAGTTTAAATCGGCGTGCACTAAAGGGCAGCGGTGCTTATTAGTGTCCCTATGTACTGTGCGCCACGTCCTTCAAAGGGAAGCGCTAGCGGGCGAGCTCCTTGGTCGCGTCGTCGTTGGGTAGGTGCTCTTCTGCGTCCTCCCTGGGCCGCGGCTCCTCGCCGCTGTAATGCTGCACCACCTGGACGCCCACGACGCCTGTCAGCACGTCAACCACGGTTGCCAGCCGATCCCTGCGCCAACGCCGTCAAGATCAGCGGCATCGCGACGCCGATGTTTGGATAGAGGCGCGTTCGGCGGTGCAGACTAGTACGGCTGGTTACAAATAGGAAGAAAAATGACTACCCTACCCTCCAACACCTCCCCGCCCGATGATTTCGTGGCATGTGTactatcatcatcataataatcatcagcctgactacgcccactgcagggtaaaggcctttcccatgtctctgtCCTTCGTCAGCTGTGGCCATCGTATCCTCGCAAagttcttaatatcatccgcccacctaactttctgccgccctctgctacgcttcgTTAGAAACCAAAAGGAAATAAATGACTACCCTACTCTCCAACCCCTCCCCGCCTGAACATTACATGGGATGTATactatcatcatcaccaccatcatcagcctgactacgcccatggACTGCAGGGAAAAAGCCTCTCccgtctctccaatgaaccctgtgctttgccaactgcgcccaccgtatgcccgcaaacttcttaatctcatccgcccacctaacattctgccgccccctgctacgcttggttAGAAACCGGAAGAAAATAAATGACTACCCTACCCTCCAACCCCTCCCCATCCGAACGTTTGAGGGGATGTATTTGCTAAATGTGCGGACCTTCGCGTTGCCGGTAACGCTGAGCGCGACTGTACAAGTCATCCGTTAGCAGTGCGGACCGCAGATGTTTCGCTTCGGCAGAAAACTGAAATGGAAACGTCGCCTTGCGGCACGTTGGGACTCTTATACAAGGTCTGACCAGCCAAGCTCAATATCGTGGCCACCATTCGTGTAGTACGTAAGAAGGCGAACATGCGGGCACTTCAGTTCGCAGTGAGGCTACGGTACGGCGTAGGCATTCTGAGCTGCACTGATTGCAGCGGCTTGCGACCAGAGAGAGGATCGCGCTGTGGAAGACACGCACACAATCCAGTCGGTGACGAAGAGGATGCCAACGTATTCCGTCGGCATGCCGACGGTCTCCTGGATCAGGCGGAGCCTCAGGTACCCAGGACCGCCACCGGTCGGCGTGGCCATGCTGCAGAGCTCGGAGAGTAGGCTGCGATGCGGGCGCGTGGTCTTGGGTTAGAAAGGGTTATAGCGCGCGCAGCAACGAAACGAGGAAAGGAAAGCTGCGTACGCGGTATTTATCTGAGACGTGGCGTGTGGGAAGGTTGCACTGCAGCCTTCTATGTCGTTGTGAATTTATCAAACGACACAGGGGCACGCACATTTCCCCTAATAAAgcttgcagcgatggcgtagaggtagagcgtccgcctcgcgtgaaaaggtaataaataataataataataataagttttgggggaaggaaatgacgcagtatctgtctcacatgtcggcggacacctgaaccgcgccgtaagggataaaggagggggtgaaagaagaaaggaagaattagaggtgccgtagtggagggctccggcataatttcgaccatctggggatctttaacgtgcactgacgtcccacagcacacgggcgccttagcgttttgcatccacaaaaacgcagccgccgcggtcgggttcgaacccgggaactccggatcagtagtcgagcgccctagccactgagccaccgcggcaggtgaaaACGGACCGGGATTCGAATCCCGATGCCGCGCAATTCTCTACCgagtttgagaaaaaaaaaaaacttcgcgtgtcgatggaattcctTATctaggcctggggtgcggcctgatctcggtgaccagaaccgacgtACAGCGCACTCCCCTCACCAGAAGTGGATTTgtccacaaccttctatgaacaaaccaatatGGGGCACAATGAGGCTCGAGTTTACTGCGCAGCGCTTCTAATGCGACAACATTAGAGTTGTCGCACCAAAGCGCCGCCGATGTGTggtgtcacgaaattcgctgacTGAAAGagggaggtcacgtgaccctgtaacgtcatcacaacctgcccaccgtggcaggtagcaatTGATTGGTCGAATGAGGACACGTGACCTCGTGACGCCATCATAACCAGCCTACCGTGTTttgagcaacctagtttctagacagcaacTTCGATAGCTAACAGAAATCAGAAAAGTAAGCgatatatgcaaatgtcggcaccgtcacaacatagcggatacctgctactgAAGGTATcagtccgaatatggcggttTGCGGACCGACAGCAGCAGAGAAACTGACGAAAACACACAAAGAACTTGGACAGAAGCTGGGACAAATGTGTAATCTTATGTTATCTCATTCCACTCTTTGGATGACTCAAGCGTCCCCATTGATTTATTTGTTCACGCCTCCCCCAGAACGTACAGAAACCCACAATAATGCCTGGATACACCAAAAGGAGCCTGAATACGATgacgatggtttttttttttatggcgcaagggcatctgtggccaaagagcgtcatgacaCAAGGTAGTTTCTTCTACTCGAGATgcggtcgaagacccattttccaagcatttcaccctaaataagccgagcattagacaaggggaaagcttgtacccattgtatcaccggtgggtacccagcggcactggggatcgaaccccgcacctaccgcatgcgaggcgggtgctcagacCATGcactaggccgccgctgcggtcaGGAGCCTAAATATATGCGTTGCCAACTGTAAGTACTCCGTACTTTCTGTGTTGGAAATCCACCCCAGAGCTAGCAGGGTATACGAACCTCGATTGTCAGGGCCCATGCCTAACAAcactgcttcccccccccccccccctctcttggATACGTGCCTGCTGTCTGTACTTGTCTATGTGCGCTAATACCTGCTCCAAGCAGAGCAGCATTCCAGCAATTTTTAAACACCGGCAAAATTCTATTTCCTCATAAaaaggtctctctctctctcatgtgcCGCTCCGCGTTACGTGCTGACTGAATACTGCTTGCGGATCTGCTGAAGGCTCGACGGCCGGCTTACCACACGTAGAGCACCGTCAATGGCTCGATGTTGTCCGTCTTCATGTGGCCGAAGAACAGGGCGCTGACGGTGACGCAGATTGAAGTTCCGTTCACCGCCAGGACGGCCAGCGCAGGCACTAGCAGCCGCACTGCGTAGACATCCACGTGTTCTTAGACCGTAATGGTCGCAACGAGCGGCGCAGTAATACTGTCGTCTTACGTCAACTGTACAGTAGTCAGCTCGATCTAGCTCGAGTCTAGAGTGCTCGAAAGGCTACATTTAGGCTGCACGCGCGACGCTCACCAATAACGCCTGGTTAGAGATAACCTTCATCTGAGCCTACGCGGCCGCTCTGATGACGCTGCCGTTATCGCTGTTCCGGCCCGAAGCCCTGCTCGCGAATGACCGCCGGCGAAGGCGCTGCAGGCAGTGGAACCAAAGCCGAAATAACGCGTCCCAGAAAAATTTGTGGCTGCAGCACACGCCGATACTTGTTATCTCGGCTTTCGTTCCGCGGCCTGCAATACCTTCGCCGGCAATCGTTCGCGATCGCGGCAGGGTACAGCGTGGCGATAAAGCAGAAGGCAGTGACGTATCAGTGCGGCGACGCATGCCCATATGCAGGCTATCTCACACCAGGCCTCGCACAAGGCATCGCGCAAGCAGCCGAAATCTGGCCTTTCGAGTGGCCTTTTGAGCGGAGTGGGAGACAGCTGAGCGTAGTTTTATGCagtattacctagagggaaaccTGCCGCTGGGAACATTCATCCAACCCGCGGATGCCGCGAAGTGTATGCCTCTTATTTGTCTATAGGATTGCATTAGTCCGAAAACGTCTTCGCCTGCAGAAATTCGAAATTTTTAAATCCAAAACTTCCGATAGTGAACCTGCACGAATGGTTCAGATCCTTTATATTGCTAGCATATTACTTACGCGTTTTATTCAGCATTGCTTAAAATACATGTACACCTAAACTTAAACCTATGCATCTGAACCGAGGCGCACTCGCCCATATTTCAGCAACTGAATCCACGTTCGTGGCCAAGTCAGATGCGGCGTTTACAATTCAGCCGCCATTCCCCTAGTGGATGAAGCGTTAACGAAGTCGAAAGAATGACGGTGGTGACTTTTTTTCCTCATAGTAATTTCGATAAACTCTACGGAGCCGGCACCGAGACAACCTAGACGTGCCAGTGCATGCACCCCCGAGCTGCATCGCACCGATTCTGGGGTCCAGGTGCAGGCGCTCCTCCAGCGCGACAATGGTAGCCGGCACGGTGTCCCGGCCGGAACCCATGCTCAGGGAGAGGAGGAGCGGGAGAGCACCGTGGCAGATAAGGGCGCGGAAGCTGCGCCTAGTGCCCGCCATCGCCGTTAGGGGCAGCACCAACAGCGCATGCGTGCCCAGCGCCAGCACCACCGTGAACAGGTACAGGCCCAGGTGCGACGCCATCAGCTGGACAGGCGGACAAATGCTTGGCAGCGTGCCGCAAGTTTAGCGCGATGTCAACCTTCTTTGAGCGACGTATATAGAAGAAGTCGTAGTCGCCGTCAGTACCACCACTATTATTTCAAAGGTCCTGATAGGTTTTTAAATATCTTATCTGAGCTCTTTATATCGTCCTAATTAAAAAGTGCAGGAAGAACCGCAGCAGCGGCCTAGTAGTTGGAGCATCCGCcgggtgccgccgggtacccaccggtgatacaatgggtacaagctttcccctgccttgtgctcggcttcttcAATGTAAAAtgctttgaccccaccttgtaaaatgaaaaaccaccttgtgccatggtgctctttggccaaaactgcccttgcgcaataaaaatcCATCTGCATCATCATCAAAAAGTGCTGGAACTTTACGGCCCCAGTTTTCTTATACTGAGCGGTCCGCGCACTTAATTCCATCGAATTTTGAGTTTCATTCACAAGAAATTCAggcaacaggaaaaaaaagagttCGTCACTGTGCAAAACGAAGTCCTTGCGTGTTTACGAATTCCGCACACACAGTGccctagaaaaaaaaactcgtgatcacggtaaaaaggaatgaaatatAATGCTCCATGCGGTTATGCTTGGGGTTGATTTTGAAAAGTTCCGGAGGCAGTGCGTTTTAACCCCTAAATGTCTTCTCGAGTTACTACTTTATTTTGCTCTGTCCCATCGCGTTGTGTCAATGCTACGAAATCTTAGAGCTTGTAGTGTAAAGAAACTGTTCATGGTATCAACTGTATGGCATCATGGAAAAAATGTTTATTTGCCCTTCCTGCTTGAATCACATAACGTCCGCAGCACAACGTACATGAAACCAAGAACCTCAAGCTAAAATAAGCAATTAGAATAAATACGCGAAAACAAACACACATCCGCAGGATGGTGAATGCTTTGACAGCTGTAATTCTTGGGAAGCCTTACGTGAGACGGCCTGTACATACAACACAAACGTACCTGTAGGTTCCGTGCCTGCACGAAGTACGCGGCCGTCGTGAAGAACACCCCGAAGGGGGCGTACACGAGCACCAGGTGTGCGACCAGCATCATGGCGTTGCTGAGGCCGATGAAGAAGCCTAGCAGTGCGCCTCCTCGGTCGCTCGAGAGCACGGACCCCAGCATGGCGCAGAAAACCAACACGCCCGCCTGGTGCGCCACTAGCCGGTGGTGGGATCGGCGCGCGTTCGTGTTGTCTGCGCCGCGAGCGTACAGGATAGCTAGGAGGGACACTGCTCAGTTGTCGTTGTGGCTACTTAGTATATGCTCTGCACACGCACACCACGCACAACATTGCCTTCTACCCTGACCTCCGCTGCCTGCCTTCTGCCTGCTTGCCTGaattctgcctgcctgccttctgcCTGCCttctgcctgcatgcctgccttcTGCCTGCTTGGCTGCCTTCTGCCTGCcttttgcctgcctgcctgcattctgcctgcctgcctgccttctgcctgcctgccttctgcctgcttgcctgccttcTGCCTGCTTGGCTGCcttctgcctgcttgcctgccttctgcctgcctgcctgcctacccccatgcccgcctgcccgcccgcaAACAtccccacccatccacccactaTTTTTCAGAAGGCCTCCACCCACCATTCACTCATCCATTTGCACTCTCCAGAAGCACTGGCCATTCACCCGCCTTCATCATTCAGAAGACTCTGAAACCTTCATAGGCTTCTGAATCGTATTGAAAGGCGCAATGATAAAGCGATCAATGTAAAAAGTGAAATGAACAACCAGTACTGCTAACGCAGATTTGTTGCATCGAATCGTACGATCGCCTGTGCCCTCTATCTCCTTCGCTCCTCTCTAGAGTATTCAACAACCACACACACTACATCAAGAGGCTCGCTGCCTTATCATCCATGTAGGAACCTGTTGTTTTTTGTTGTCAGAACTCCTCTCGCCTTGCGTACACCCTTTGGCGGATTTAAAGCTGACAACTCGCTGTAAATAACATTTCATCGCTGGCAATATTTTCAAAACTTACTCGACAAGGACAGAACCTCCGATGTGtcctgcaaaacaaaaaaatatcaaGGGCTTTAGCCGTATAGACAGACTCGTGGAAGGACTGTTATTTATGTTAAATATCgacggggtgcggcccttacacgaaagctgcattttgttttcgcagatttttttttaccacagtgGAACCCATATATTATTCATACCCCGTTTCTGCGACGACAGGACCTTTAAGACGTATTGAGGCcagtttaaataataataataataataataataataataataataataataataataataataataataataataataataataataataataataataataataataataataataattggttttgggggaaaggaaatggcgcagtatctgtctcatatatcgttggacatctgaaccgcgccgtaagggaagggataaaggagggagtgaaagaagaaagga containing:
- the LOC144111147 gene encoding speckle-type POZ protein-like, producing MSSSTSSETYLHSHSITHTWTVHNCGKLRLRNKVSLCSSPFPAQWDEPRFQIWLTTDVDYYGYETASCFVETKSTLQGSYSLALKDPTGRDIAQVTCNTKTAARITCEKKALLGFGGNSASTASVVSAAACSGDDNDRFALVVLFRFEYMTDRNGGQEECPGSPLLGQLPGLLESASFGDVEIRVGQKKLRAHGDLLGRLSPVFAAMLTGPTAEAANRVVVIEDLSYEAVRQLLEFLYAGTLSGISQGAVDLYVAADKYGVASVKAACARQLSNALAPDNAVRVFELAVRHSDKELSRDAARFIDAHLPEVQASDAWDALLHDDLMALALFKSASRYQPKGGVSSASSSTTAI
- the LOC144111148 gene encoding neutral amino acid transporter A-like, translated to MLRETALPLSASSVIAAAGSMERPLARRVARHALSYVLLVKAASQGCAVLATFTVQPGRAVEPGDVQRLLEAVPPQARLVERSNGTADAFSDMARSLFPENIVEAFINTDTSEVLSLSNNTNARRSHHRLVAHQAGVLVFCAMLGSVLSSDRGGALLGFFIGLSNAMMLVAHLVLVYAPFGVFFTTAAYFVQARNLQLMASHLGLYLFTVVLALGTHALLVLPLTAMAGTRRSFRALICHGALPLLLSLSMGSGRDTVPATIVALEERLHLDPRIVRLLVPALAVLAVNGTSICVTVSALFFGHMKTDNIEPLTVLYVCLLSELCSMATPTGGGPGYLRLRLIQETVGMPTEYVGILFVTDWIVDRLATVVDVLTGVVGVQVVQHYSGEEPRPREDAEEHLPNDDATKELAR